The Myxococcota bacterium genome has a segment encoding these proteins:
- a CDS encoding flavodoxin-dependent (E)-4-hydroxy-3-methylbut-2-enyl-diphosphate synthase codes for MARRPRRATLAHRLRRERARRDARGGGGGGPPRRRPPLAARREPDALPALVDAALEASREAGVADVVFGARSDAATHAARVVAARLAERGAAQVPIALRASHAPPQGGDAAALRAAIDLGAPLCDGIGDVVAMVDVRDVARAVDAAYRILQGARLRTTRTEYISCPSCGRTLFDLEETTARVKAKTSHLRGVKIAVMGCIVNGPGEMADADFGYVGSGPGRVNLYVGQELVVRNVPQDEAPDRLLAVIDERLGSGAR; via the coding sequence GTGGCTCGACGGCCTCGGCGAGCGACCCTCGCGCATCGTCTTCGACGCGAGCGCGCGCGACGCGATGCCCGCGGCGGCGGCGGCGGCGGCCCGCCTCGGCGCCGTCCTCCACTGGCAGCTCGACGGGAGCCGGACGCGCTCCCCGCGCTCGTCGACGCGGCCCTCGAGGCCTCGCGCGAGGCCGGCGTCGCGGACGTCGTCTTCGGCGCGCGGAGCGACGCGGCGACGCACGCCGCGCGCGTCGTGGCCGCGCGGCTCGCCGAGCGCGGCGCCGCGCAGGTGCCCATCGCGCTGCGCGCCTCGCACGCACCGCCGCAGGGCGGCGATGCCGCCGCGCTGCGCGCCGCGATCGACCTGGGCGCGCCGCTGTGCGACGGCATCGGCGACGTCGTCGCGATGGTCGACGTGCGCGACGTCGCGCGCGCGGTCGACGCCGCCTATCGCATCCTCCAGGGCGCGCGGCTGCGGACGACGCGCACCGAGTACATCTCGTGCCCGTCGTGCGGACGCACGCTCTTCGACCTCGAGGAGACGACGGCGCGCGTGAAGGCGAAGACGTCGCACCTGCGCGGCGTGAAGATCGCGGTGATGGGGTGCATCGTGAACGGGCCGGGCGAGATGGCGGACGCCGACTTCGGCTACGTCGGCTCGGGCCCCGGCCGCGTGAACCTCTACGTCGGTCAGGAGCTCGTCGTGCGCAACGTCCCGCAGGACGAGGCGCCCGACCGGCTGCTCGCCGTGATCGACGAGCGCCTCGGCAGCGGCGCGCGCTGA
- a CDS encoding CvpA family protein, producing the protein MKVPMLDLVVGAVMALAIVRGFFVGMIREGFSVAAIGAVVLGMLYGAQPAGLWLEQATAGEVGGQPAKWIGGLACGIAAGIAIGALGRYLRRGARIVGLGMADRVGGSAIGAAEGALIGTLLIVGATRAFGPQHPQVANAYSVAVMDELQFAIETGTMPQLPGLPNVASAPAEPRR; encoded by the coding sequence ATGAAGGTTCCGATGCTCGACCTGGTCGTGGGCGCCGTGATGGCGCTCGCGATCGTGCGCGGCTTCTTCGTCGGGATGATCCGCGAGGGGTTCTCGGTGGCGGCGATCGGCGCCGTCGTGCTCGGCATGCTGTACGGCGCGCAGCCCGCGGGCCTGTGGCTCGAGCAGGCGACGGCCGGCGAGGTCGGCGGCCAGCCCGCGAAGTGGATCGGCGGTCTCGCGTGCGGCATCGCCGCCGGCATCGCGATCGGCGCGCTCGGCCGCTACCTGCGGCGCGGCGCGCGCATCGTCGGCCTCGGGATGGCGGACCGCGTCGGAGGCAGCGCGATCGGCGCCGCCGAGGGCGCGCTCATCGGCACGCTGCTGATCGTCGGCGCGACGCGCGCGTTCGGCCCCCAGCATCCGCAGGTCGCGAACGCCTACAGCGTCGCCGTGATGGACGAGCTGCAGTTCGCGATCGAGACCGGAACGATGCCGCAGCTGCCCGGCCTGCCGAACGTCGCGAGCGCGCCGGCCGAGCCTCGTCGTTAG